Below is a genomic region from Echinicola rosea.
CGGCCAGGTCCACTTCTCCGACGCTGCTGTCACCATCCTCTCCTTCAAATTCAGGTAAAAGATAGGCATCACTGTATCCTCGTTGTTCTCCTATCCATTCACAGACCCTTTCCACTTCGGGAGTGTCTAGGAAAGCACATTGAAGACGGATGACATCGGAGCCTTGAGAAAGCAGCATATCCCCCATACCAATGAGCTGTTCGGCACCACCTGCATCCAAAATTGTCCTACTGTCCACTTTGGATGTCACTCTAAATGATAGCCTGGCAGGGAAGTTTGCTTTGATAATACCGGTAATTACGTTTACAGAAGGACGCTGGGTGGCCACTACCAAGTGAATTCCGATCGCTCTTGCCAGCTGGGCCAGCCGGGCAATCGGCCCTTCAATTTCTTTACCGGCGGTCATCATCAAGTCGGCCAGTTCGTCAATCACCAGTACAATGTATGGCATGAATTTGTGCCCCTTTTCGGGATTGAGTTTACGCGCCACAAATTTGGCATTGTACTCTTTTAGGTTTCGGCAGCCCGCATCTTTCAGGAGGTCATACCTGTTGTCCATTTCGGTACACAGTGAGTTTAGGGTATAGATGACCTTTTTGGTATCGGTGATGATCGCATCATCTGCATTGGGCAGCTTGGCAAGGAAATGGCGTTCGATTTTATTGAATAAAGTCAATTCCACCTTCTTGGGATCTACCAATACAAATTTCAATTGTGATGGATGTTTCTTGTAAACCAATGACGCTAAGATCACATTCAGGCCGACTGATTTACCTTGTCCCGTAGCGCCCGCCATAAGCAGGTGGGGCATTTTGGCCAGATCGAAAACAAATACTTCGTTGCTAATGGTTTTGCCCAGAGCAACAGGAAGGTCTTTGTCACTCTTCATGAATTTTTCCGTACCGAGTACAGATCCTGCGGCTACCAATTCCCTGTTTTTGTTGGGAACCTCTATGCCGATGGTGCCTTTGCCAGGAATGGGAGCAATGATCCTAATTCCCAAGGCAGCCAAGCTAAGGGCGATGTCGTCTTCCAAGTTTTTGATCTTGGAAATTTTCACCCCGGGATCTGGGACAATCTCATAGAGCGTCACTGTGGGGCCAATGGTCGCCTTGATTTCCTGGATGCCGATTTTGAAGTTGACCAGGGTCTCGACGATCTTGTTCTTATTTTCCTCCAGCTCTTGCCGGGTCACGGTTACTTTTTGCTGGTCGTATTCATTAAGCAGGTCAATGCTCGGATATTGGTAACTCGGAAGGTCGAGAGTGGGATCGTAGGGATCGAGGTTTTCTACTTCACTGACTTTCTTCTCCTCTTGCGCACTCGTCTCTACGGTGAACTTCTTGTCGTCAGCGGCTTTTTCTTCTTCTAGATCATCAGCGGTTTCCAACTCGTCGATATTGAAGGCAGGTTCTGAAGCAGGTGCTTTTTTCTTCTCTGCTTGGTTGGACTTGATGGTCCAACTTTGTTCGTCTTCTTCCTCTTCTTTCACCTCTTCCTCTATCATTAACTCCTCTTCTTCGACCATTTCTTCTTCGATTGGATCCTTTTTGCCCTTGGCCTCTTTTGCCAGAGGTGCAGCGGGCTCAGGATCCGATATTGGAGTATCGGATTTTAGATCGGACTGTAGCCAGTCAATATGCGTGATGTTAAAAAAGAAAACGACAAAGATCAGTAATGACCCAAAAATCAAAATGAAAGTTCCCCAGCCCAAGAATTCATCAGCTAGTACGGCCATTTCATAGCCAAAGCCCCCACTTAGGAATTGCAAGTAGCTAAAGCCTTTCAGAATGTGTACCACATAACCGAGCAAAAGCCCCAGCCAAAACACAAAGAACAGCCCAAAAACGCTGTATTGCGTCATGGGGATCAGGGATTTTTTGAAGGCCCATTTGAAGCCAAGCAAAAATAAAAAAGGGGGCAATAAAAAGGCTGCCAATCCAAACCACCTAAATATCAACCAATGGGACACATAGGCTCCAGCATATCCCAGCCAGTTTCTCGCTTCGGCGGCATTTTGTCGCAAAGTGACCGCTGGATCCCCTCCTGTGACCACACTCTGGTCAGCGGGGCCCGTGAATAAATATCCCAAAAAAGCAAAAAACAAAAATAGCCCGATCATCATAAACAATATCCCGAATGACAGCCCTATTTTCTTGTCTTTTAGTGCTCCTAAGGAAAAGTTAAACGTGCTTTTCTTCTTTTTGGCTTTTTCTTTTTTTCTAAATGTATTTGATTTATAAGTGTTTGAAGCCATAATTCTTCAATATGTCCTTGGTATAAAAGGTAAGTTAATTGTAATCGACTAATAATTAAAGCATCATTTGCTGTAATGCTCTTTTAGGCCCTTTTTGATGGCTTTCATCAATCCTGGGCCCTCGTAAATCATTCCAGAATAAACCTGTACCAATGAAGCTCCAGCTTCAAGCTTTTCGATCGCATCCTGAGCGCTGAAAATCCCTCCCACGCCGATAATAGGAAAAGTGCCTCCGGATTTTTCAGATAGGTAACGAATGACTTCTGTGCTTCTTTTACCAAGGACTTTTCCACTGACCCCTCCTGCACCCAAAGCGTCCACCTTGCTGGCATCTGTCCTTAGCCCAGACCGGTCTATGGTCGTGTTGGTCGCTATCACGCCATCGATTCCTGTTTCTTTGACGATTTCGATGATGTCATCTAGCTGTCCGTCCGTTAGGTCTGGGGCAATCTTAAGCAAAATAGGCTTGGGATGGTCCTTTTCGTCATTGCGCACCTTTACCAAGGAAAGCAATTGTTTGAGCGGTTCTTTTTCCTGCAGATCACGGAGATTGGGTGTGTTGGGTGAGCTGACATTCACCACAAAGTAGTCCACATAGGCATGTAAAGTATCCAGGCAATACAAATAATCAGATGCCGCGTTTTCGTTGGGGGTGACCTTGTTTTTTCCAATATTGCCACCGATCAGAACCTTGGAAGTCCGCTTTTTCAATCTTTTTACAGCCTCGTCCACACCGCCGTTGTTAAAGCCCATGCGATTGACCAGCGCCTCATCTTCAGGAAGTCTAAAAAGCCTCGGAAGTGGATTCCCATCTTGAGGTTTTGGGGTCAGTGTGCCTATTTCGATGAAGCCAAATCCTAACATAGCCATCTCATCGATCAATTTGGCATCTTTGTCAAATCCAGCTGCCAATCCCACTGGGTTTCTAAACTTCAGGCCAAAAACCTCCCGCTCCAGTGAAGGGTGTTCGTACCCATACATACTGTTGATGACACTTTTTACCAAAGGCAAATTGAACGTGTTTTTAGTCAGTGAAAAGGTAAAGTGGTGGGCTTCCTCTGCACTTTTCTTGAATAAAAATGGCTTTAAAAGGGATTTGTACACAGACATTGTCGATTGATTTATCCGCTAAATTAATTGAATTAGACGAAACCTTCATGATGGAATAATTAATATATAAAAATCAATGGTGAATCATCCGTACTATTTATGTGCCTAAAGCCTGAAAGGCAAGCTCCTGATGGTAGTAGGACTTTTTTGATGGTTTTTTTAATAATAGCAAAAATTGTATCATGATTGGGAAAGGCTATGGGGAATACAGGTTAAGCCAGAAGCACTATTTTTATTTATATTTACAATCCTTTCTCCATTTTATCTGATTGTTATGGTCTATAGAAAAACGATTGTTATGCATAAATTTATCATTGTTCTGGCGCTTTTTACGGGAGGTATTTTATTTTCCTGTTCTCCTGATAGTTCAGATGAGCATCAAGATACCCTTTCCACTGTGCTTTGGTATGAGCAGCCCGCAGCTGCATGGGAAGAAGCTTTGCCGGTGGGAAACGGACGGTTAGGCGCCATGGTCTTTGGGCAGACCAATACCGAAAGAATCCAGCTAAACGAGGACTCCATGTGGCCAGGGGCAGCCGATTGGGGAGATAGCAAAGGTACGCCAGATGACTTGGCTGAGCTTAGAAACCTGGTAAAAACGGGAAAGATCCACCAAGCGGACAAAAGCATCATCGATATGTTTTCCTATAAAGGAATCGTACGCTCCCATCAGACGATGGGAGATCTTTACATTGACTTTGATGGGGAAAGGGAGATTAGAAACTATACACGAAAGCTAAGCTTGGATGATGCCTTGGCCACGGTGAGCTATCAGTCGGGTGGAGCGCAATTCACCGAAGAGGTTTTTGCCTCTGCCGTAGATGACGTGCTGGCCATTCGCCTCGCTACGACGGATGCGGAGGGGATGGATTTTGACCTTCGCTTAGATCGTCCAAAAGATAATGGTCACTCCACTGTACAGGTAAATGCCCTTTCAGATAATGAATTGGTCATGGATGGAGAATTGACCCAATACGAAGCGGTCAAAGGAGATCAGCCGACACCTTTGGATTATGGGGTTAAATTCCAGACTAAGCTTAAAGTCATGCTAGTCGGGGGCAGCACCTCGGCTGAAAATGGAACGTTGCGTCTGGAAGGCGTCAAGGAAGCTACGATCTATTTGGTCTGTAACACGTCTTATTATCACGAAGATTATGCTTCAATAAACGATGAGGTTCTCGATGCGTTGGAATCCAAAGGGTTCAAGGAGGTGCTTTCTGCCCATAAAAAAGACTTTAATGAGTTTTATTCAAGGGTTCAGCTGGACCTAGGAGGGCATGAACTCGATAGCTTAGCTACCGATAAGCGCTTGAAAAGGGTTCAGGAAGGGGGCAAAGACGCAGGATTAGCGGCCACTTTATTCCAATATGGTCGATACTTGCTCATTTCTTCTTCTCGTCCCGGTACCAATCCGGCAAATTTACAGGGTATTTGGAACAAGGACATCAAAGCCCCTTGGAATGCAGATTACCACCTTAACATTAACCTTCAGATGAACTATTGGCCGGCAGGCCCTACCCATCTTTCAGAGATGCACCTTCCGTTATTTGATTATGTGGATCAATTGATAGAGAGGGGTAAGGTCACCGCGAAGGAGCAGTACGGTATCCAGCGAGGAAGTGTGGTGCACCATGCCTCAGACCTGTGGGCGGCACCTTGGATGCGTGCAAACAGGGCCTATTGGGGTGCGTGGATCCACGGAGGAGGCTGGATATCCAGGCACTATTGGGAGCATTTCCAGTTTACTGGCGATACGACTTTTCTTAAGGAGAGAGGGTATCCAGCATTGAAAGAGTTCGCCTCTTTCTATATGGATTGGATCCAGAAAGACGAACAGACAGGATTATACATTTCTTATCCTGAAACGTCACCGGAAAATTCCTATTTGGCTCCTGATGGCAAGCCTGCAGCGGTTTCATACGGATCCGCTATGGGACACCAGATCATCAGTGATGTGTTTCAGAATACCCTCGCTGCTGCAAAGGTGCTCTCCGTCAAAAATGACTTTACCGAGGAACTCGAAGAAAAAATGGGCATGTTGTATCCCGGAGTGGCCATTGGTCCGGACGGTAGAATATTGGAATGGAACGAACCCTATGAGGAACCAGAGAAAGGCCACCGACACATGTCACACCTTTATGCCCTTCACCCAGGGGATGACATTACGGAAAGCATTCCTGAAGCATTTGCAGGAGCGCAAAAGACGATCGATTACCGCCTG
It encodes:
- a CDS encoding FtsK/SpoIIIE family DNA translocase codes for the protein MASNTYKSNTFRKKEKAKKKKSTFNFSLGALKDKKIGLSFGILFMMIGLFLFFAFLGYLFTGPADQSVVTGGDPAVTLRQNAAEARNWLGYAGAYVSHWLIFRWFGLAAFLLPPFLFLLGFKWAFKKSLIPMTQYSVFGLFFVFWLGLLLGYVVHILKGFSYLQFLSGGFGYEMAVLADEFLGWGTFILIFGSLLIFVVFFFNITHIDWLQSDLKSDTPISDPEPAAPLAKEAKGKKDPIEEEMVEEEELMIEEEVKEEEEDEQSWTIKSNQAEKKKAPASEPAFNIDELETADDLEEEKAADDKKFTVETSAQEEKKVSEVENLDPYDPTLDLPSYQYPSIDLLNEYDQQKVTVTRQELEENKNKIVETLVNFKIGIQEIKATIGPTVTLYEIVPDPGVKISKIKNLEDDIALSLAALGIRIIAPIPGKGTIGIEVPNKNRELVAAGSVLGTEKFMKSDKDLPVALGKTISNEVFVFDLAKMPHLLMAGATGQGKSVGLNVILASLVYKKHPSQLKFVLVDPKKVELTLFNKIERHFLAKLPNADDAIITDTKKVIYTLNSLCTEMDNRYDLLKDAGCRNLKEYNAKFVARKLNPEKGHKFMPYIVLVIDELADLMMTAGKEIEGPIARLAQLARAIGIHLVVATQRPSVNVITGIIKANFPARLSFRVTSKVDSRTILDAGGAEQLIGMGDMLLSQGSDVIRLQCAFLDTPEVERVCEWIGEQRGYSDAYLLPEFEGEDGDSSVGEVDLADRDPLFEDAARLIVMHQQGSTSLIQRKLKLGYNRAGRIIDQLEAAGVVGAFEGSKAREVLIQDEVSLEQLLSSL
- a CDS encoding quinone-dependent dihydroorotate dehydrogenase, with the protein product MYKSLLKPFLFKKSAEEAHHFTFSLTKNTFNLPLVKSVINSMYGYEHPSLEREVFGLKFRNPVGLAAGFDKDAKLIDEMAMLGFGFIEIGTLTPKPQDGNPLPRLFRLPEDEALVNRMGFNNGGVDEAVKRLKKRTSKVLIGGNIGKNKVTPNENAASDYLYCLDTLHAYVDYFVVNVSSPNTPNLRDLQEKEPLKQLLSLVKVRNDEKDHPKPILLKIAPDLTDGQLDDIIEIVKETGIDGVIATNTTIDRSGLRTDASKVDALGAGGVSGKVLGKRSTEVIRYLSEKSGGTFPIIGVGGIFSAQDAIEKLEAGASLVQVYSGMIYEGPGLMKAIKKGLKEHYSK
- a CDS encoding glycoside hydrolase family 95 protein, coding for MHKFIIVLALFTGGILFSCSPDSSDEHQDTLSTVLWYEQPAAAWEEALPVGNGRLGAMVFGQTNTERIQLNEDSMWPGAADWGDSKGTPDDLAELRNLVKTGKIHQADKSIIDMFSYKGIVRSHQTMGDLYIDFDGEREIRNYTRKLSLDDALATVSYQSGGAQFTEEVFASAVDDVLAIRLATTDAEGMDFDLRLDRPKDNGHSTVQVNALSDNELVMDGELTQYEAVKGDQPTPLDYGVKFQTKLKVMLVGGSTSAENGTLRLEGVKEATIYLVCNTSYYHEDYASINDEVLDALESKGFKEVLSAHKKDFNEFYSRVQLDLGGHELDSLATDKRLKRVQEGGKDAGLAATLFQYGRYLLISSSRPGTNPANLQGIWNKDIKAPWNADYHLNINLQMNYWPAGPTHLSEMHLPLFDYVDQLIERGKVTAKEQYGIQRGSVVHHASDLWAAPWMRANRAYWGAWIHGGGWISRHYWEHFQFTGDTTFLKERGYPALKEFASFYMDWIQKDEQTGLYISYPETSPENSYLAPDGKPAAVSYGSAMGHQIISDVFQNTLAAAKVLSVKNDFTEELEEKMGMLYPGVAIGPDGRILEWNEPYEEPEKGHRHMSHLYALHPGDDITESIPEAFAGAQKTIDYRLQHGGAGTGWSRAWMINFNARLLDKKSAEENLYKLLEVSTGKNLFNEHPPFQIDGNFGYTAGVAELLLQSHESFLRILPALPASWQNGSVKGLVARGNIEVDIIWEAGQLLKLGLKSATNQTKPILYNDKKLALTLSANEWIWLDKDLNLVK